Proteins encoded by one window of Anaeromyxobacter sp.:
- a CDS encoding helix-turn-helix domain-containing protein, whose amino-acid sequence MTVKDVGALLSKSNQAVHKMIERGQLPGVTRVGRRVYVRRADLLRSLAEGRVPSPGRSR is encoded by the coding sequence ATGACGGTGAAGGACGTCGGGGCGTTGCTCTCGAAGTCCAACCAGGCCGTCCACAAGATGATCGAGCGGGGTCAGCTTCCCGGCGTCACCCGCGTGGGCCGCCGCGTCTACGTCCGTCGGGCCGACCTGCTACGGTCCCTGGCCGAAGGGCGAGTGCCTTCACCTGGAAGGAGCAGGTGA
- a CDS encoding helix-turn-helix transcriptional regulator: MCAAYRVSTNRSQGVEIRLAVTLRTAFGLAVRKLREARKISQEHLAELAGVHRTYMGAVERGEKNISIDNIERISAALGVRASSVLTRAEDLRSPRADK, from the coding sequence ATGTGCGCTGCCTATAGAGTGTCGACCAACAGGAGTCAAGGTGTTGAGATTCGCCTCGCCGTGACCCTTCGAACAGCCTTCGGGCTTGCCGTGCGGAAGCTACGAGAAGCACGCAAGATCTCCCAGGAGCACTTGGCCGAACTGGCTGGGGTTCACCGGACGTACATGGGCGCCGTCGAGCGCGGCGAGAAGAACATCAGCATCGACAACATCGAGCGAATCTCGGCCGCGCTTGGGGTGCGGGCGAGTTCGGTGCTGACGCGTGCCGAGGACCTTCGGTCGCCCCGTGCGGACAAGTGA
- a CDS encoding DNA cytosine methyltransferase: MNVLDLYCGAGGLSAGFELLETFRVVAGLDHFEPAVKTFYRNHVDANRKFASPTDITSVRGEDLEKELGKIDIVIGGPPCQGFSHAGPRTVKDARRDHVWEFARLVSEIKPKAFVMENVNGLLVTGQKKRGQLLEELTAHYEKCGYRVVSQVLDAADYLVPQRRKRLFIVGVRSGKFEFPLPMSGAVPDLFHRVERFSTVSDALGDLPEPKGLPDQPYEASPHGWLQQYLRHGSNGLNNHTPSKHSPDMLRRLSKQEPGTRLYPNWNHSWFRLILAQPSPAVKENHRAPFVHPTAPRVTTPRECARLQTFPDWFVFEGTKTAQLIQIGNAVPALLGLAVATALAKSLGASLKLTERAAMVPSAAVPTSRAERKGRLAG, from the coding sequence ATGAACGTGCTTGATCTCTACTGCGGAGCCGGAGGCCTCAGCGCCGGCTTCGAGTTGCTGGAGACCTTCCGCGTCGTTGCGGGGCTGGACCACTTCGAGCCGGCCGTGAAGACGTTCTACCGAAACCATGTCGACGCAAATCGAAAGTTCGCGTCGCCGACCGACATCACGAGCGTCCGTGGGGAAGACCTCGAGAAGGAACTCGGCAAGATCGACATCGTCATCGGTGGCCCTCCTTGCCAGGGGTTCAGCCACGCTGGTCCGCGCACCGTCAAGGACGCCCGCCGAGACCACGTGTGGGAGTTCGCTCGCCTCGTCTCGGAGATCAAGCCAAAGGCGTTCGTGATGGAGAATGTCAACGGCCTGCTGGTGACCGGGCAGAAGAAGCGCGGCCAACTCCTGGAGGAGCTGACGGCGCACTACGAGAAGTGCGGCTACCGTGTTGTCTCTCAAGTACTGGACGCCGCGGACTACCTTGTCCCACAGCGCAGGAAGCGCCTGTTCATCGTTGGCGTCCGCTCCGGCAAGTTCGAGTTCCCGTTGCCGATGTCCGGTGCGGTACCGGACCTGTTCCACCGAGTGGAGCGGTTCTCGACGGTCAGCGATGCGCTTGGCGATCTGCCGGAGCCCAAGGGCCTGCCCGACCAGCCCTACGAGGCCTCGCCCCACGGCTGGCTCCAGCAGTACCTGCGGCACGGCTCCAACGGGCTGAACAACCACACCCCATCCAAGCACAGTCCAGACATGCTCCGGCGGCTCTCCAAGCAGGAGCCGGGCACCCGCCTCTACCCGAACTGGAACCACTCCTGGTTCCGACTGATCTTGGCGCAGCCGTCTCCCGCCGTGAAGGAGAATCACCGGGCGCCCTTCGTTCACCCGACAGCACCGCGCGTCACAACGCCGCGGGAATGCGCTCGGCTCCAGACCTTTCCTGACTGGTTCGTATTCGAGGGAACGAAGACCGCCCAGCTCATCCAGATCGGCAACGCTGTACCGGCGCTTCTCGGTCTTGCGGTAGCGACCGCGCTCGCCAAGTCGTTGGGTGCCAGTCTGAAGCTGACAGAGCGCGCCGCCATGGTGCCCTCCGCCGCTGTCCCGACATCTCGGGCGGAACGAAAGGGCCGACTGGCCGGGTAA
- a CDS encoding HNH endonuclease: MSKSPTDNPEFVKLIERAKSKKLPKDLLDLIDKVEAARPKRVLAHILREGYVTTEELHDQYDYHHPPRARMDVLDNGVPLVTFKVSSRSGTRKIAAYTIGDPADAKSSKLGGRKAFPKALKKSLVARDGAKCSVCFAGFDENFLQVDHRLPFEIFGDPDLTKVDEFMLLCPSCQRRKSWACEHCKNFTTTKKKSVCEKCFWATPSGYSHVALTETRALELLFAEEEVAVYEVLAKAAAAAGEDVQVHAKQLLKALLKGR; encoded by the coding sequence GTGTCCAAGTCGCCGACCGACAACCCTGAGTTTGTGAAGCTGATCGAGCGGGCGAAGAGCAAGAAGTTGCCCAAGGACTTGCTGGACTTGATCGACAAGGTCGAGGCCGCCCGTCCAAAGCGCGTGCTCGCGCACATCCTTCGCGAAGGATACGTGACGACGGAGGAACTCCACGACCAGTACGATTACCATCACCCGCCGCGCGCCCGCATGGACGTGTTGGACAACGGCGTTCCACTCGTTACGTTCAAGGTCTCGTCCAGGAGCGGTACCCGGAAGATCGCCGCGTACACCATCGGAGACCCGGCTGACGCCAAGAGCTCCAAGTTGGGCGGGCGGAAGGCCTTTCCCAAGGCGCTCAAGAAGTCGCTCGTGGCACGGGACGGGGCCAAGTGCTCCGTCTGCTTTGCCGGATTCGACGAGAACTTCTTGCAGGTGGATCACCGGCTTCCTTTCGAGATCTTCGGGGACCCTGACCTGACAAAGGTCGACGAGTTCATGCTGCTGTGTCCGTCATGCCAGCGCAGAAAGAGTTGGGCCTGCGAGCACTGCAAGAACTTCACGACCACGAAGAAGAAGTCCGTGTGCGAGAAGTGCTTCTGGGCGACTCCTTCCGGATACTCCCACGTTGCACTGACAGAGACCCGGGCTCTGGAACTTTTGTTCGCCGAGGAAGAGGTTGCGGTCTACGAGGTCCTGGCCAAGGCGGCCGCGGCGGCGGGCGAGGACGTCCAGGTGCACGCCAAGCAGCTCCTAAAGGCGCTCTTGAAGGGTCGGTAG
- a CDS encoding site-specific integrase: MAVQVRPYVVAINHVEGCAKRKCGRECVRTVDGWEVDVVAYRANGEMVRDRKKVTGSKTAAWRWGEERQSFLLLNGKTKPVVAPTLRVFWPRYLGACRAKRLKPSTLVQKELIYAHDLEPLLGDVRLDDITDRRISKLLEANAEKNPKTVNNILVNVNQPLKLALKWGEISKMPCTIELLKVTDTEVAFYEPEIYEKILEVAKGIDPRIELLVLLGGEAGLRCGEIIALEQGDVDQQRNYIHVQRSEWEGHLTTPKSGRSRKIDMTERLRSALKKARHLRGDRVLWREDGFPKVTQVLLAKWMVRVQKLAGVEVTGGIHILRHTFCSRLAMAGAPALAIKELAGHQSLATTQRYMHLSPKAKESAVKLLEGVRFDQTSGDIVETAQGSVRNP; the protein is encoded by the coding sequence ATGGCGGTTCAGGTCAGGCCCTACGTGGTGGCCATCAACCACGTCGAAGGCTGCGCCAAGCGCAAGTGCGGCCGGGAGTGCGTGCGCACCGTGGACGGGTGGGAAGTGGACGTCGTCGCGTACAGGGCCAACGGCGAGATGGTGCGGGACCGGAAGAAGGTCACCGGCTCCAAGACCGCCGCGTGGCGCTGGGGCGAGGAGCGCCAGAGCTTCCTGCTCCTGAATGGCAAGACCAAGCCGGTGGTGGCCCCGACGTTGAGGGTCTTCTGGCCCAGGTACCTCGGCGCGTGCCGCGCCAAGCGGTTGAAGCCCTCGACCCTGGTGCAAAAGGAGCTCATCTACGCCCACGACCTGGAGCCTCTGCTCGGGGACGTGCGGCTCGATGACATCACCGACCGGCGCATCTCGAAGCTGCTGGAGGCCAACGCCGAGAAGAACCCAAAGACCGTCAACAACATCCTGGTCAACGTGAACCAGCCGCTCAAGCTGGCGCTGAAGTGGGGCGAGATCAGCAAGATGCCCTGCACCATCGAGCTGCTGAAGGTGACCGACACCGAGGTCGCCTTCTACGAGCCCGAGATCTACGAGAAGATCCTGGAGGTGGCCAAGGGCATCGATCCCCGTATCGAGCTCCTGGTCCTCCTCGGTGGCGAGGCCGGCCTGCGCTGCGGCGAGATCATCGCGTTGGAGCAGGGCGACGTCGACCAGCAGCGGAACTACATCCACGTCCAGCGGTCGGAGTGGGAGGGCCACCTCACCACGCCGAAGTCTGGCCGGAGCCGCAAGATCGACATGACGGAGCGTCTGCGCTCCGCGCTCAAGAAGGCCCGGCACCTGCGCGGCGACCGGGTCCTGTGGCGCGAGGACGGCTTCCCCAAGGTCACCCAGGTGCTCTTGGCGAAGTGGATGGTCAGGGTGCAGAAGCTGGCCGGCGTGGAGGTTACCGGCGGCATCCACATCCTGCGGCACACGTTCTGCTCCAGGCTGGCGATGGCCGGCGCCCCGGCGCTGGCCATCAAGGAGCTGGCGGGCCACCAGTCCCTCGCCACCACGCAGAGGTACATGCACCTCTCGCCGAAGGCGAAGGAGAGCGCCGTGAAGCTGCTGGAGGGGGTGAGGTTTGACCAAACCTCTGGAGACATTGTGGAGACGGCCCAGGGGTCCGTGAGGAACCCCTGA